A genome region from Nitrospira sp. includes the following:
- a CDS encoding response regulator: protein MATILVIDDEPSIRGLLRDVLERSGHTVVEAKDGREALDLYQKHKADLLIMDLLMPVVDGLEATLQLTREYMDTRIIAMTGAQGDRNFLDIAKLFGARRTFAKPFDLKEMLNAVEEELAQK from the coding sequence ATGGCGACCATCCTGGTGATCGACGACGAACCATCCATCCGTGGTCTCCTGCGAGACGTGTTGGAGCGCTCAGGACACACGGTCGTCGAAGCCAAGGACGGGCGGGAAGCATTGGACCTCTATCAGAAACACAAGGCCGACCTGCTCATCATGGATCTGCTGATGCCGGTGGTCGATGGACTGGAAGCCACCTTGCAGCTGACCCGCGAGTACATGGACACGAGAATCATCGCAATGACCGGTGCCCAAGGTGATCGAAACTTCCTGGATATCGCAAAACTCTTCGGTGCCCGCCGCACTTTCGCAAAGCCCTTCGACTTGAAGGAAATGCTGAACGCCGTGGAAGAGGAACTGGCCCAAAAATAA